One region of Exiguobacterium acetylicum genomic DNA includes:
- a CDS encoding DMT family transporter yields MVIGIVCAVLAGMLISLQTVLNARMSDAFGAWATTTLVFFVGFIGASVTYVLFRGGTIGQIQNVSPLYWFGGLVGVGVVFCVMRGIQLLGPSVAISVVLISQLSFALAVDTFGWFGLPQIDLSFGQLVGLAVMVCGIFVLKRYQVVAPEERAKDIPKQVS; encoded by the coding sequence ATGGTAATAGGCATCGTGTGTGCCGTATTGGCAGGGATGTTGATCAGTTTACAGACAGTATTGAATGCTCGGATGAGTGACGCGTTCGGTGCTTGGGCGACGACGACGCTGGTCTTCTTCGTCGGCTTCATCGGAGCAAGTGTCACGTATGTTCTGTTTCGTGGTGGAACAATCGGGCAGATCCAAAACGTATCGCCACTCTATTGGTTTGGTGGACTTGTCGGTGTCGGCGTCGTTTTTTGTGTCATGCGTGGGATTCAGTTGCTTGGTCCGTCCGTCGCCATCTCTGTCGTTCTGATTTCGCAGTTAAGCTTTGCTCTTGCTGTTGATACGTTCGGCTGGTTCGGTTTACCACAAATTGATTTATCGTTCGGTCAGCTCGTCGGTCTCGCCGTCATGGTATGTGGGATCTTCGTTTTGAAACGGTATCAAGTCGTCGCGCCGGAAGAGAGAGCGAAAGATATACCGAAGCAAGTCTCTTAA
- a CDS encoding MFS transporter, which yields MLPVEMDTQQSLFKNRSFLFLWGSGMCSALSLSTYLFVEQWYVIHTLNQASYLGFVLMATLLPRIFLMLFGGVLSDRYKRSTIMRISSGLRISFIICLLVLLHADQLTLLTILVFAFLFGSVDAFFSPANASLLPTLVSKEQLTKANSLIQTSNQIALFSGPILGGVILSHSSYSYVFLMIFGTLCLTLLFTYGIRESKVKRARQHSALFELKEGLHYVFHFQQLKQTLFLVICVNFFFFGPLLLGIPLLVHDVLQGDAMDLSYMQGAYQMGMLGGALWSGFTQTKANGLTSSVRLIGALGLLLFLLSQVQQISLYLIILLSLGVLSSIINIRFITFIQSQCAEQTMGRVMSVVNAASNGLIPLSYALLSFLLSFHVSITTIMLYCGLLIIVLSLYFGRRMVHLFD from the coding sequence ATGCTACCTGTTGAAATGGATACGCAACAATCACTGTTTAAAAATCGATCTTTTTTATTTTTATGGGGGTCCGGTATGTGCTCCGCCCTCTCCCTATCAACCTATCTGTTTGTTGAACAATGGTATGTCATCCATACGCTAAACCAGGCGTCATATCTCGGATTCGTCCTCATGGCCACCTTGTTACCCCGTATTTTTCTCATGTTGTTCGGTGGCGTCTTATCCGATCGCTATAAACGTTCAACGATCATGCGTATCTCAAGCGGTCTACGGATCAGTTTTATAATTTGCCTCCTCGTGTTACTTCATGCCGATCAGCTTACATTGCTGACGATTTTAGTATTCGCCTTTTTATTCGGTAGTGTGGATGCATTCTTTTCGCCAGCGAATGCTTCCTTACTGCCTACACTCGTTTCGAAAGAACAGCTCACTAAAGCCAATTCATTGATTCAGACATCTAATCAAATCGCTCTCTTTTCAGGTCCGATTCTTGGTGGAGTCATCCTCAGCCATTCTTCTTACTCGTACGTCTTTCTCATGATTTTCGGAACACTCTGTCTGACGCTTCTCTTCACGTATGGTATTCGTGAATCTAAGGTCAAGCGAGCACGTCAGCATTCAGCTCTCTTTGAACTAAAAGAAGGGCTACATTACGTCTTTCACTTTCAGCAACTCAAGCAGACACTTTTTCTTGTCATCTGTGTCAATTTCTTTTTCTTTGGGCCACTCTTACTCGGAATTCCCTTACTCGTTCATGATGTGCTTCAAGGAGATGCGATGGATTTAAGTTATATGCAAGGTGCTTATCAAATGGGAATGCTCGGAGGGGCGCTCTGGAGTGGTTTTACACAGACGAAAGCAAATGGGCTTACCTCATCGGTCCGATTAATTGGCGCCTTAGGTCTGCTTCTCTTCTTGCTTAGTCAAGTCCAACAGATTTCGTTGTACCTGATCATCCTGTTATCACTTGGTGTCCTTTCTTCGATCATCAATATTCGCTTCATTACGTTCATCCAGTCTCAGTGTGCGGAACAGACGATGGGACGTGTCATGAGTGTCGTCAATGCCGCGTCAAACGGTCTCATTCCATTATCTTACGCGCTCCTCTCGTTTCTACTGTCGTTTCACGTTTCGATCACGACAATCATGTTGTACTGTGGTCTTCTCATCATTGTCCTCTCGCTTTACTTCGGAAGACGAATGGTTCATCTATTCGATTGA
- a CDS encoding Crp/Fnr family transcriptional regulator codes for METVIQQYGLDTILTEETRAWLRQENFQKGELLCTTGAAIDRMYFIVAGKVKISAASSEGKQRILRFKTPLTVIGDAEFINEREVLNTVEAVTDVEVLSVPYAVLREHNTTNVFLQFLLRTITAKWYADSKSASHHVLYTVEERFAGYLLSIASEASDSLFYQEMRTSNLHDVADWLGTSYRHLNRIITKLCEEEILVRRRGKIIIVDLERIREKANGNSYE; via the coding sequence ATGGAAACCGTCATTCAACAGTATGGACTGGATACGATTTTGACGGAAGAGACGCGCGCTTGGTTGCGTCAAGAAAACTTCCAAAAAGGGGAACTCCTCTGTACGACAGGGGCAGCGATCGACCGGATGTACTTCATCGTCGCAGGCAAGGTCAAGATATCTGCTGCCTCGTCAGAAGGGAAACAACGGATTCTGCGATTCAAGACACCACTGACAGTGATCGGTGACGCTGAGTTCATCAACGAACGGGAAGTGCTGAATACAGTCGAAGCAGTGACCGATGTCGAGGTGTTGAGCGTACCATATGCGGTTTTACGCGAGCATAATACGACGAACGTCTTTCTGCAATTTTTATTACGCACGATCACAGCCAAGTGGTATGCCGACTCGAAATCAGCGTCGCATCACGTGTTGTATACCGTCGAAGAGCGATTTGCAGGGTATTTGTTATCGATCGCTTCTGAAGCCAGTGACAGTTTGTTTTATCAGGAGATGCGGACGTCGAACCTGCATGACGTCGCTGACTGGCTTGGAACGAGTTATCGCCATCTCAACCGGATCATCACGAAATTATGTGAAGAGGAGATTCTCGTTCGACGACGCGGGAAAATCATCATCGTTGATCTGGAGCGGATTCGCGAGAAGGCGAACGGCAACAGCTATGAGTAA
- a CDS encoding winged helix-turn-helix domain-containing protein, with protein sequence MEQKAIHILESYEQLKVISDPLRTKILMFLVEKPHTVHQLAHLLTLSRAKVLYHVRELEKHDLIRLVRTEEQGGNLLKYYQAIARGYIPADHLLNFVETNEATRQSYLEVLDRAKTRVLTAPTATFSPSSPNVEDWMSLSLQKELTMSEADFQRFATKYRALLDEFTRSPSLDKKDKKHFYIMTTAFAIDEPLFENDEV encoded by the coding sequence ATGGAACAAAAAGCGATTCACATATTAGAGAGCTATGAACAGTTAAAAGTGATCAGTGATCCGTTACGAACAAAAATCCTTATGTTTCTCGTCGAAAAACCACACACGGTACATCAGTTAGCCCACTTGCTGACGTTATCTCGCGCGAAGGTCCTCTATCACGTACGGGAACTTGAAAAGCATGACTTGATTCGTCTCGTCCGGACGGAAGAACAGGGCGGCAATCTATTGAAATACTATCAAGCGATTGCTCGAGGATACATTCCTGCCGATCATCTACTGAACTTCGTCGAGACGAATGAAGCGACCCGGCAGTCGTATCTCGAAGTATTGGACCGGGCAAAGACACGCGTTCTTACGGCTCCGACAGCTACTTTTTCTCCTTCATCTCCGAACGTCGAGGACTGGATGAGTTTATCACTTCAAAAGGAACTGACGATGTCTGAAGCCGACTTTCAACGCTTTGCTACAAAATATCGTGCTCTATTGGACGAGTTCACACGGTCTCCTTCACTAGACAAAAAAGATAAAAAACACTTCTATATCATGACGACTGCCTTCGCAATTGATGAACCACTGTTTGAGAACGACGAGGTCTAA